Proteins from a genomic interval of Arvicola amphibius chromosome 10, mArvAmp1.2, whole genome shotgun sequence:
- the LOC119825781 gene encoding 60S ribosomal protein L29-like, giving the protein MAKSKNHTTHNQSRKWHRNGIKKPRSQRYESLKGVNPKFLRNMRFAKKHNKKGLKKMQANNAKAASARAEAIKALVKPQVVKPKVPKGPSRKLTGLSFIAHPKLGKRIRSYMARGRRLQKTKPKVQAKAEASAAAQAPKGAQAPVKAP; this is encoded by the coding sequence ATGGCCAAGTCcaagaaccacaccacacacaaccagtctcggaaatggcacagaaatggcatcaagaaacccCGGTCACAAAGATACGAATCTCTCAAGGGGGTCAaccccaagttcctgaggaacatgcgttttgccaagaagcacaacaagaaaggcctgaagaagatgCAGGCAAATAACGCAAAGGCCGCGAGTGCACGTGCGGAGGCCATCAAGGCCCtggtgaagccccaggtggtgaagCCCAAGGTGCCAAAGGGCCCCAGCCGCAAACTCACCGGTCTCTCTTTCATCGCTCACCCCAAGCTTGGGAAGCGGATTAGAAGCTACATGGCCAGGGGGCGTAggctccaaaaaacaaagcccaaggttcaagccaaggcagaggcctcagctgcagctcaggctcccaaaggTGCCCAGGCCCCTGTGAAGGCCCCATAA